In one window of Pseudodesulfovibrio sediminis DNA:
- a CDS encoding methyl-accepting chemotaxis protein — translation MKLSNKLTAGFGGVVTLLLILVVMSLWALHTSSDGFKQYRSLARDTILSGKLQSDMLMVRMNVKEFILSGSEQASKEYDAYFQEVTKSMAQAQEEIKNPERARHIDDADNSVQKYGKYFDQLKGYRADRDRIVIHILNVQGPLMETKLSQILRSAQDDDDMEAAYRSGLALHDLLLARLNVVKYFDNNTQEFVDTVNKELMTFTKEMKTLDANLIDPERRKLLTETLEIKKTYAMAFNDLVDITNKSDDIISNQLYTLGPAVAKAMENIKTSVIADQSILGPELQASNSRTTMMLIILGAIATILGLSTSALIIRTTGKQLGKDPAEIAHIAETISQGNLNMHYEDKALGVYDSMKRMSNQLKNIVTDVREGATNVASGSSELSASAQTLSSGATEQASSIQEISSSMEQMTSNIQQNTENATTTETIATQAAEDADKSGTAVSEAVTAMKNIAEKISIIEDIARQTNLLALNAAIEAARAGEHGKGFAVVAAEVRKLAEHSGMAASEISELSTTTVNVAENAGQMLNNLVPNIQKTATLVQEISAASSEQQAGATQINTAIAQLDAIIQQNASASEEMAATSEELSAQSCNLEAAIAFFKTGNDPICTDNGVALASMPQKMLMTDRKPMSLPPASNSGQREDDFERF, via the coding sequence ATGAAGCTTTCAAACAAACTGACGGCTGGGTTTGGCGGAGTGGTCACTCTTTTACTAATACTGGTAGTCATGTCCTTATGGGCATTGCATACCTCAAGCGATGGATTCAAGCAGTACCGCAGTCTTGCAAGAGACACCATACTGAGCGGAAAACTGCAATCCGACATGCTCATGGTCCGAATGAATGTCAAGGAGTTCATTCTTTCCGGCAGCGAGCAGGCATCAAAAGAATATGATGCCTATTTCCAAGAAGTCACCAAATCAATGGCGCAGGCACAGGAGGAAATCAAGAATCCTGAACGGGCCAGACACATTGATGACGCGGACAATTCTGTACAAAAATACGGGAAATATTTTGACCAGTTAAAGGGGTATCGTGCCGATCGAGACAGAATCGTCATCCATATCCTGAATGTGCAAGGCCCTCTTATGGAGACCAAATTGTCTCAGATTCTACGCTCTGCGCAGGATGACGACGATATGGAGGCTGCGTATCGAAGCGGTCTGGCGCTGCATGACCTACTTCTCGCCCGTCTGAATGTTGTCAAATATTTTGATAACAATACTCAGGAGTTCGTGGACACGGTCAACAAGGAGTTGATGACTTTCACCAAGGAAATGAAAACACTGGACGCCAATCTCATTGATCCTGAGCGCCGCAAACTCCTGACTGAAACCCTTGAAATCAAAAAGACATATGCCATGGCGTTCAACGACCTGGTGGACATCACCAACAAGAGCGATGACATCATATCCAATCAGCTCTACACGCTGGGACCGGCGGTCGCCAAGGCCATGGAGAACATCAAAACCTCCGTGATCGCTGATCAGAGTATCCTTGGTCCGGAACTTCAGGCGTCCAACTCGCGGACAACCATGATGCTCATCATCCTGGGTGCCATCGCCACCATCCTCGGCCTGAGCACATCCGCACTGATCATCCGCACCACGGGCAAACAGCTGGGCAAGGACCCGGCTGAAATTGCTCATATCGCGGAGACCATCTCGCAGGGTAACCTTAATATGCACTATGAGGACAAGGCACTGGGCGTGTATGACAGCATGAAGCGCATGAGCAACCAGCTCAAGAATATTGTCACCGATGTCCGGGAAGGTGCCACCAATGTGGCCAGCGGCAGCTCTGAACTGTCGGCCTCTGCGCAGACGTTGTCCAGCGGTGCCACCGAACAGGCTTCGTCCATTCAGGAGATATCCTCCTCCATGGAACAGATGACCAGCAATATCCAGCAGAACACCGAAAACGCGACCACGACCGAAACGATCGCCACCCAGGCTGCCGAAGATGCAGACAAGAGCGGCACAGCGGTGAGCGAAGCGGTTACGGCCATGAAGAACATCGCGGAAAAGATCTCTATAATAGAAGACATCGCCCGCCAGACCAACCTGCTGGCGCTGAACGCGGCCATCGAGGCGGCGCGCGCCGGAGAGCACGGCAAGGGCTTTGCCGTAGTCGCAGCCGAAGTGCGCAAGCTGGCTGAGCACAGTGGGATGGCGGCAAGCGAAATATCCGAGCTTTCCACCACAACCGTGAACGTGGCCGAAAATGCCGGACAGATGCTCAACAATCTGGTGCCCAATATCCAGAAGACCGCGACGCTGGTGCAGGAAATCTCTGCGGCCAGCAGCGAACAGCAAGCCGGCGCCACCCAGATCAACACGGCCATTGCCCAGCTCGATGCCATCATCCAGCAGAATGCCTCCGCATCCGAAGAAATGGCGGCCACCAGTGAAGAGCTGTCGGCTCAAAGCTGCAACCTCGAAGCAGCCATCGCCTTCTTCAAAACCGGCAATGATCCGATCTGCACGGACAATGGCGTCGCATTGGCATCCATGCCGCAGAAAATGCTGATGACCGACCGCAAACCCATGTCGCTGCCACCGGCATCCAACAGCGGACAACGGGAAGACGACTTCGAACGGTTCTAG
- the eno gene encoding phosphopyruvate hydratase, translating into MSIITGVWAREILDSRGNPTIECEVILESGDIGRAAVPSGASTGSREALELRDKEDRYMGKGVMQAVENVRGEIAGALIGMDAVRQVTIDNALIDLDGTENKDRLGANALLGVSMACARAGARFMGLPLYQYLGGTNAKLLPVPLMNIINGGEHAPNNLDIQEFMIMPVGAETFAEALRMGAEVFHNLKSILHKDGHVTSVGDEGGFAPNLKSHAEAFQYITRACEAAGYEPGKDIGFAIDAAASEFYKDGKYVLAGENKTLTSAELVDFYDDLATQFPLISIEDGFAESDWDGFALQTEKMGDRIQLVGDDLFVTNPDILAEGIDKGICNSILIKLNQIGTVTETLDTIELAKCAGYTNVVSHRSGETGDHFIADLSVAVNAGQIKTGSLCRSDRLEKYNQLLRIEEDLDDDGVYYGPILGGSFFEED; encoded by the coding sequence ATGAGTATCATCACTGGCGTATGGGCCCGCGAAATCCTCGATTCCCGCGGCAACCCTACCATTGAGTGCGAAGTTATTCTGGAGTCCGGTGACATCGGCCGTGCAGCCGTCCCGTCCGGAGCGTCCACCGGGTCTCGCGAGGCTCTGGAGCTGCGTGACAAGGAAGACCGCTACATGGGTAAAGGCGTCATGCAGGCCGTTGAAAACGTGCGTGGTGAAATTGCCGGCGCTCTCATCGGCATGGACGCCGTGCGTCAGGTCACCATCGACAACGCGCTCATCGATCTCGACGGAACCGAGAACAAGGACCGTCTTGGTGCCAACGCCCTGCTTGGCGTGTCCATGGCCTGCGCCCGCGCAGGGGCCCGTTTCATGGGGCTGCCTCTGTATCAGTATCTTGGCGGTACCAATGCCAAGCTGCTGCCCGTCCCGCTCATGAACATTATCAACGGCGGCGAACACGCTCCCAACAACCTGGACATCCAGGAGTTCATGATCATGCCCGTGGGTGCGGAAACCTTTGCCGAAGCGCTCCGCATGGGTGCCGAGGTCTTCCACAACCTGAAATCCATCCTGCACAAGGACGGTCACGTCACCTCCGTGGGCGACGAGGGCGGCTTTGCTCCCAACCTCAAATCCCACGCTGAAGCCTTTCAGTATATCACCCGTGCCTGCGAAGCAGCCGGATACGAACCGGGCAAGGACATCGGTTTCGCCATTGATGCGGCCGCGTCTGAATTCTACAAGGACGGCAAATACGTCTTGGCCGGCGAGAACAAGACCCTCACTTCCGCAGAGCTGGTCGACTTCTACGACGACCTGGCCACCCAGTTCCCGCTTATCTCCATCGAAGACGGTTTTGCCGAATCCGATTGGGATGGTTTTGCGCTGCAGACCGAAAAAATGGGTGATCGTATCCAGCTTGTCGGCGACGACCTGTTCGTCACCAACCCCGACATCCTTGCCGAGGGTATCGACAAGGGCATCTGCAACTCGATTCTTATCAAACTGAACCAGATCGGTACCGTCACCGAGACCCTGGACACCATTGAGCTGGCCAAATGCGCCGGATACACCAACGTCGTGTCCCATCGCTCCGGCGAGACCGGCGACCATTTCATCGCAGACCTTTCGGTGGCTGTGAACGCGGGTCAGATCAAGACCGGCTCCCTTTGCCGTTCGGACCGTCTGGAGAAATACAACCAGTTGCTGCGGATTGAAGAAGACCTCGACGATGATGGCGTGTACTACGGCCCCATCCTCGGCGGTAGTTTTTTTGAAGAAGACTAG